One window from the genome of Verrucomicrobiia bacterium encodes:
- the fdhD gene encoding formate dehydrogenase accessory sulfurtransferase FdhD encodes MKRIRVSRWTLPGSVRRRLDTVAVEEPMELRVDTRPVAVIMRTPGHDEELAVGFLVSEGMLRRRAELRAVRPDVRNRRGNVLDVFLEPEVTVDFARLTRHVFASSSCGLCGATSIASVQRQFPAVRSTFRIAPDRLLALPESLRAGQLAFDATGGLHAAALFDAAGHITGLREDVGRHNAVDKVVGRSFLDGHCPLGTSGLLVSGRVSFEIVQKAVAAGIGLVAAVSAPTSLAVEFARASRVTLIGFLRPGRFNVYSGSERLGGPG; translated from the coding sequence ATGAAGCGCATCCGGGTCTCCCGCTGGACGCTGCCTGGGTCGGTGCGGCGGCGGCTGGACACCGTCGCCGTCGAGGAACCGATGGAGCTGCGGGTGGACACCCGCCCGGTCGCCGTGATTATGCGCACCCCGGGACACGATGAGGAGCTTGCGGTGGGATTCCTGGTGTCGGAAGGAATGCTGCGGCGGCGGGCCGAGCTGAGGGCAGTGCGGCCCGACGTCCGCAACCGGCGGGGCAACGTGCTGGATGTCTTCCTGGAGCCGGAGGTCACCGTGGATTTCGCGCGGCTGACGCGACACGTGTTTGCCTCCTCCAGCTGCGGCCTTTGCGGCGCAACGAGCATCGCCTCGGTGCAGCGACAGTTTCCCGCAGTCCGTTCAACATTCCGGATCGCGCCGGACCGGTTGCTGGCGCTTCCGGAGTCGCTGCGGGCGGGCCAGTTGGCATTCGATGCCACCGGGGGCCTGCATGCGGCCGCCTTGTTTGATGCGGCCGGACACATCACCGGCCTGCGGGAGGACGTGGGGCGGCACAATGCCGTGGACAAGGTCGTCGGCCGGTCCTTCCTCGATGGCCACTGTCCCCTTGGGACCTCAGGCCTGCTGGTCAGCGGCCGGGTCTCGTTTGAGATTGTGCAGAAGGCGGTCGCCGCGGGCATCGGTCTCGTGGCCGCAGTGTCGGCACCGACGAGCCTCGCCGTGGAGTTTGCCCGTGCCAGCCGCGTGACCCTCATCGGCTTCCTCCGGCCGGGCCGTTTCAACGTATACAGCGGATCGGAGCGGCTTGGTGGGCCGGGTTGA
- the serB gene encoding phosphoserine phosphatase SerB: protein MSVVIAQGPGISGEFAKVLADRIHAERRMPLAATAWCLEGGNLDDEARAWCAGNQVDVAQLVTRRPLSGYRVLAMDMDSTLIAIECIDELAALAGVGPKVAAITAAAMQGGLDFPSALKARVALLAGLDAGALARVYSERLELSQGAQALLDAVRAAGLKTLLVSGGFTYFTGRLSSDLSLDHALANELEIVGGRLTGRVHGPIVDADAKAERLAVVCRDLGCTTRDAIVIGDGANDLKMMALAGLSVAFRAKPLVQRQADAALNFSGLDGVLHLVGAAPLRPENVRLPLPRDHSVPGLP, encoded by the coding sequence ATGAGTGTCGTCATCGCACAGGGCCCTGGAATTTCGGGGGAGTTTGCCAAGGTACTGGCGGACCGCATTCACGCGGAGAGACGCATGCCGCTCGCCGCCACTGCATGGTGTCTGGAGGGCGGGAACCTTGATGACGAAGCACGGGCGTGGTGCGCCGGGAACCAGGTGGATGTGGCCCAACTCGTGACGCGACGGCCGCTCTCCGGATACCGCGTCCTGGCGATGGACATGGATTCCACCCTGATCGCCATCGAGTGCATTGACGAACTCGCGGCGCTGGCCGGAGTGGGTCCCAAAGTGGCTGCGATCACCGCAGCAGCGATGCAAGGCGGACTCGACTTTCCCTCAGCCCTCAAGGCGCGGGTCGCACTGCTCGCGGGTCTCGACGCCGGAGCCCTTGCCCGGGTGTACTCCGAGCGCCTGGAACTCTCCCAGGGAGCCCAAGCGCTTCTGGATGCCGTCCGGGCCGCGGGACTGAAGACCCTGCTGGTTTCGGGAGGCTTCACCTATTTCACCGGGAGGCTGTCCTCGGACTTGTCGCTCGACCACGCGCTGGCCAACGAGCTTGAGATCGTGGGGGGCCGCCTCACCGGGCGGGTCCACGGACCCATCGTGGATGCTGACGCCAAGGCGGAGCGCCTGGCTGTGGTATGCCGCGACCTGGGGTGCACGACCCGGGACGCCATCGTGATTGGGGACGGGGCCAATGATCTGAAGATGATGGCGCTGGCCGGATTAAGCGTCGCATTCCGTGCCAAGCCGCTTGTGCAGCGCCAGGCGGATGCGGCTCTAAATTTCAGCGGACTGGACGGTGTACTGCATCTGGTCGGTGCGGCCCCCCTTCGTCCGGAAAATGTGCGGTTGCCATTACCCCGCGACCATTCGGTTCCGGGGCTCCCCTAG
- a CDS encoding Gfo/Idh/MocA family oxidoreductase, whose protein sequence is MSSLVRVAVVGVGSLGKEHARILAELARLGVCQFAGVFDVQPDAARAQALKHGVRAFASLTEAAAAADALTIVTPTVTHAAIARDLLESGRHLLIEKPMADNGADAAALVALAAGQGVILQVGHVERFNPVFGYLERVARHPRFIECHRLSPYPKRSTDIGVVLDLMIHDLDVILAFVKSPVVSVEGVGISVLSASEDIANARLRFANGCVANITASRISPERMRKIRVFSAGPEPSYISLDYRAQEGFVYRLAHDDEPESSLFKKLLAARESAIVSEFAGRRIVREPVPIAKEEPLRLELAHFVACVQERQTPRVTGEQARAALEVAFEVTRQIRESEQALRTTDFGGAPAAGQGGFRN, encoded by the coding sequence GTGTCGTCCCTCGTTCGTGTTGCCGTGGTCGGCGTGGGTTCCCTCGGGAAGGAGCATGCCCGCATCCTTGCCGAGCTGGCACGTCTCGGTGTGTGCCAGTTCGCCGGCGTGTTCGACGTCCAGCCCGATGCGGCCCGGGCCCAGGCGCTCAAGCACGGTGTGCGGGCCTTTGCCAGCCTCACGGAGGCCGCGGCAGCCGCGGATGCCCTCACCATCGTCACACCCACGGTCACCCACGCGGCCATTGCGCGGGACCTCCTGGAGTCGGGGCGTCATCTCCTCATCGAGAAGCCGATGGCCGACAACGGGGCCGACGCCGCGGCGCTGGTGGCGTTGGCGGCAGGGCAGGGGGTCATTCTGCAGGTGGGCCACGTCGAGCGGTTCAATCCGGTCTTTGGCTACCTGGAGCGGGTCGCCCGTCATCCCCGCTTCATCGAATGCCACCGCCTTTCGCCCTACCCGAAGCGCAGCACCGACATCGGCGTGGTGCTGGACCTGATGATCCATGATCTCGATGTCATCCTGGCCTTTGTGAAGTCGCCGGTGGTGTCCGTCGAAGGGGTGGGCATTTCCGTGCTGAGTGCGAGTGAGGACATTGCCAACGCGCGGCTGCGATTCGCCAACGGGTGCGTGGCCAACATCACGGCCAGCCGGATCAGCCCGGAGCGCATGCGCAAGATCCGCGTGTTCAGCGCCGGCCCGGAGCCCAGCTATATCTCGCTCGACTACCGGGCGCAGGAGGGTTTCGTCTACCGGCTGGCGCACGACGACGAACCGGAGAGCTCGCTGTTCAAAAAGCTCCTCGCCGCCCGGGAGTCCGCCATTGTCAGCGAATTTGCCGGACGCCGGATCGTCCGCGAGCCGGTGCCCATCGCCAAGGAGGAGCCACTGCGCCTGGAGTTGGCGCACTTTGTGGCCTGTGTTCAGGAGCGTCAGACCCCCCGCGTGACCGGCGAACAGGCGCGGGCGGCCCTCGAAGTCGCCTTCGAGGTCACCCGGCAGATCCGGGAGTCGGAACAGGCGCTGCGGACGACGGACTTTGGCGGGGCGCCCGCGGCCGGACAGGGCGGCTTCCGGAATTAG
- a CDS encoding methyltransferase domain-containing protein produces MRHSFVLSTLKKLLSLGHLSPSDSVLALCAAGPEQQVFSEAGLRVATISNLDDRLIRPDFPPYSWSLQDAQNLTFDDNSFDHVFVSDGLHHCSSPHRALLEMFRVARKMTIVFESRDSMLMRLGCRLGLSAEFEVEAVIGSGMDRGGVNNTEVPNYVYRWTEREFAKAIQCFHPYGPCRFQYFYGMNVPVARLGMYRSPIKKLVAQASVPVAKLIEWVVPSQGNSFAMVAHKPGPDELWPWLKRVNGRVSFNREYAEQFRANAKS; encoded by the coding sequence ATGCGTCATTCCTTCGTTCTGTCCACCCTCAAGAAACTGTTGAGCCTGGGCCACCTATCGCCTAGCGACTCCGTCCTCGCCCTCTGTGCCGCGGGCCCGGAGCAGCAGGTGTTTTCGGAGGCCGGCCTGCGGGTGGCGACCATCTCGAACCTGGACGACCGGCTGATTCGTCCGGATTTCCCCCCCTACAGCTGGAGCCTCCAGGACGCCCAAAACCTGACGTTCGACGACAACAGCTTTGACCACGTGTTCGTGTCGGATGGGCTGCACCACTGCAGTTCCCCGCACCGCGCCCTGTTGGAGATGTTCCGGGTGGCGCGCAAGATGACGATCGTCTTCGAATCCCGAGACAGCATGCTGATGCGGCTGGGTTGCCGGCTGGGCCTGTCCGCAGAATTTGAGGTCGAAGCGGTGATCGGCAGCGGCATGGACCGTGGAGGGGTGAACAACACCGAGGTGCCCAACTATGTCTACCGGTGGACGGAGCGGGAATTCGCCAAGGCGATTCAGTGCTTCCATCCGTATGGGCCCTGCCGGTTCCAGTACTTCTACGGAATGAACGTTCCGGTGGCCCGGTTGGGTATGTACCGGTCACCGATCAAGAAGCTCGTGGCGCAGGCATCGGTCCCCGTCGCCAAACTCATCGAATGGGTGGTGCCCTCGCAGGGAAACTCCTTTGCGATGGTGGCCCACAAGCCGGGACCCGATGAACTCTGGCCCTGGCTGAAACGCGTGAATGGCCGGGTGTCCTTCAACCGGGAGTACGCGGAACAATTCCGGGCGAACGCCAAATCCTGA
- a CDS encoding LacI family DNA-binding transcriptional regulator, with the protein MVRLKEIAAAAGVSVMTVSKALRDKPDLSAATKARIQGLAAQMGYVPDISAQGLRNQKSRILGLVMSAATNPVNARILLGLGEGAHELGYDLVVTQTLNRPDREEAVLRRLIARRADGIFLSPVYRMEPAAPIYEELLRRRIPVVLLGHRAPFCEAFPAIETDDLEASVAVTRHLLDLGHRRIAFFSGPRVSPASLERLEGYRRAHRETGVPLDDQLVFNAGATIEEGASAALQWLQEGSGATAIQCAHDLVAIGAADTLLNQGFRIPGDVSVVGFGNVLAAEYFRVPLTTVRQPKLRLGAVAMDTMLRMLRGEAVSSQRLPAQLEIRASTAPPGGTRAVPTPVPDV; encoded by the coding sequence ATGGTTCGCCTCAAGGAAATCGCCGCCGCCGCCGGGGTCTCGGTGATGACGGTCAGCAAGGCCCTTCGGGATAAACCGGACCTCTCGGCCGCCACCAAGGCCCGCATCCAAGGCCTGGCGGCACAGATGGGTTATGTCCCGGACATCAGCGCCCAGGGCCTGCGCAACCAGAAAAGCCGGATTCTCGGGCTGGTCATGTCCGCCGCCACCAACCCGGTCAACGCCCGGATCCTCCTGGGTCTGGGCGAAGGGGCGCATGAACTGGGCTATGACCTCGTCGTCACGCAGACGCTGAACCGTCCGGACCGCGAGGAGGCCGTGCTGCGGCGGCTGATTGCGCGGCGGGCGGACGGCATCTTTCTGTCCCCGGTGTATCGCATGGAGCCCGCGGCCCCGATTTACGAGGAACTGCTGCGCCGTCGTATTCCGGTGGTGCTGCTGGGGCACCGGGCCCCGTTTTGTGAGGCCTTCCCCGCGATAGAGACCGATGACCTGGAGGCGAGCGTCGCGGTGACCCGCCATCTCCTGGATCTGGGACACCGGCGCATCGCCTTCTTTTCCGGCCCCCGTGTGTCGCCCGCCTCGCTGGAGCGTCTTGAGGGCTATCGCCGGGCCCACCGGGAGACCGGAGTGCCGTTGGATGACCAGCTCGTGTTCAATGCCGGGGCTACAATCGAGGAAGGGGCCTCGGCCGCTCTCCAGTGGCTTCAGGAGGGTTCGGGGGCCACGGCCATCCAGTGTGCGCACGACCTGGTGGCCATCGGGGCGGCGGACACCCTGCTCAACCAGGGATTCCGCATTCCCGGAGACGTCAGCGTCGTCGGGTTTGGGAACGTGCTTGCCGCGGAATACTTCCGGGTGCCGCTGACGACGGTGCGTCAACCCAAGCTGCGGCTTGGGGCGGTGGCCATGGATACCATGCTTCGAATGCTCCGGGGCGAGGCGGTGTCGTCCCAGCGGCTGCCCGCGCAGTTGGAGATCCGGGCGAGCACCGCGCCTCCGGGCGGCACACGGGCCGTGCCGACACCGGTACCAGATGTGTGA